One segment of Cervus canadensis isolate Bull #8, Minnesota chromosome 32, ASM1932006v1, whole genome shotgun sequence DNA contains the following:
- the LOC122432920 gene encoding uncharacterized protein LOC122432920: MTAKACLGRDATGRLLWRVDRCFPERAACLVGSSSWQLSGWEGCFVRTVHWLARSGLRRPRARPLRARAHRARCGPGSVLGRWAPDPAASWGVPGGLSAGLEEVCAGAARSGGWPWASVGQRRLREQGSCGDGFCAITAHGVRGYPVGADSVPAELYREDKAGGSAARTSGLQKAGWKTVCRRERASEELTLPLRPAVEGHAQQREQKLPASGAAMGLRSG, translated from the exons ATGAC GGCCAAGGCCTGTTTGGGAAGAGACGCGACTGGGCGCTTACTCTGGAGGGTCGACCGGTGCTTCCCCGAGCGTGCTGCATGCCTCGTGGGGTCGTCAAGCTGGCAGCTATCGGGCTGGGAGGGCTGCTTCGTGCGGACAGTTCACTGGCTGGCGCGGAGCGGGTTAAGGCGGCCGCGGGCCCGCCCTCTCCGTGCGCGTGCGCACCGGGCGCGCTGCGGGCCTGGCAGCGTCCTGGGTCGCTGGGCTCCGGACCCCGCCGCTTCGTGGGGGGTCCCGGGAGGCCTGTCGGCGGGGTTGGAGGAAGTGTGTGCAGGCGCTGCACGCTCTGGCGGCTGGCCGTGGGCATCAGTAGGGCAGAGGCGGCTTCGCGAACAGGGCAGTTGCGGGGATGGGTTCTGTGCAATTACCGCGCATGGCGTGAGGGGTTATCCTGTAGGCGCAGATTCTGTGCCGGCGGAATTGTACCGGGAGGACAAGGCAGGGGGTAGTGCAGCCAGAACAAGCGGGCTGCAGAAGGCAGGGTGGAAGACAGTGTGCAGAAGGGAACGCGCCTCCGAGGAGCTGACCCTGCCGCTGAGGCCTGCAGTAGAAGGGCATGCCCAGCAGAGGGAACAAAAG CTTCCTGCATCTGGTGCGGCCATGGGCCTGCGTTCTGGATGA